The following nucleotide sequence is from Roseofilum reptotaenium CS-1145.
CATATACCAACCGATCGCTTTTGCGATCGCGCTCGGTGGCTGAGTTAATCCTTGCACGCTCGGATATTTAGCATCTTGACTCGTTGCTGCAATCCAAGGGGTAGTATTAACTTGGGCAAGCTCTTTTTGAAAGCGATGAGGAAGTTGAGCTAAATCAGTGTCTTGTAAACGCTGTTGCAATAATACTGCCCCTAATGCAGCGACAGTCATTCCCTGTCCGTAAATTGGCGTAAACGAGCAAACTGAATCTCCTAATGCGATAAATCCTTGGGGTTGGCGACTGAGGCGTTCGTAGTGGCGTAGACGATTTCCAGGGGGAGCATAAATGCTAATGTCTGTAACAGGTTGAGCATTTTTAACGGCGTTATAAATATGTGGACTGGGCAGATTTTTCAGAGCTTCGAGAAAGTCAGCTTCGTGTTTGGATGGGCGATGAGGTGCGGTGGCACAAACGCCAACAATCCAACGGTTGTTTTCGATGGGATACAGAACTCCCATCTCTGTCCGTTGGGGGGGAGCAGCTTGAATATACACGCCTTTCCAGTTTTCCGAAAAATTAGGGGGAATTTCGTAGAGGCGGCTGGCATAGCCCATTGAGGTGCTGATGGTGGTTTCTTCGGGGGCATCATAACCGATCGCCTGCAACCATTTCGGCGCTTGGGAACTGTAGCCACTGGTATCGACGACTAAATCGGCGGTGAGTTCTTGGGGTTGTAAGGGCTGGGAATCGTCGCCTCTCTGACGCACGAAAACACCAGTAACAGCAGTTTGGTCGGCATTGGTTTGTAAACCCGTGACATGGCTCGATTCAATGATGCCAATGTTGTCCAATTTTGATACACGCTGATAAATCAACCAATCGAGAATACATCGACTAAAGGAAAATGCCTGGAATCCAAAGGGGAAACGGGCAGCCCAACCAAAGGGATTTAACCATTCAACATCTCCCCCCATGTCTATGACGACTGCTCCGGCTTCGATCAGTTCGGCTTCCAGTCCCGGAAAGAATTCTTCCATGATTTGACGACCACGGGTGAGCAAGATGTGAAGCTGAGTCGCTTGAGGGATGCCTTTCCGGGGAGCAGGATCTTGGGTAGGAAAACGATCGCGCTCGATAATCGTCACCTGCTCAAAGGTGTCAGCTAAAACTCTTGCTGTGAGGAGTCCTGCCATACTGCCGCCAATGACAATAGCATG
It contains:
- a CDS encoding FAD-dependent oxidoreductase; protein product: MTHNSLTVGSHAIVIGGSMAGLLTARVLADTFEQVTIIERDRFPTQDPAPRKGIPQATQLHILLTRGRQIMEEFFPGLEAELIEAGAVVIDMGGDVEWLNPFGWAARFPFGFQAFSFSRCILDWLIYQRVSKLDNIGIIESSHVTGLQTNADQTAVTGVFVRQRGDDSQPLQPQELTADLVVDTSGYSSQAPKWLQAIGYDAPEETTISTSMGYASRLYEIPPNFSENWKGVYIQAAPPQRTEMGVLYPIENNRWIVGVCATAPHRPSKHEADFLEALKNLPSPHIYNAVKNAQPVTDISIYAPPGNRLRHYERLSRQPQGFIALGDSVCSFTPIYGQGMTVAALGAVLLQQRLQDTDLAQLPHRFQKELAQVNTTPWIAATSQDAKYPSVQGLTQPPSAIAKAIGWYMDRLIQLTTKEPQVTLTLFQVFHMLEPSSILFHPSIVWRVIQQLLVRSPQPKLMPVE